In Peromyscus eremicus chromosome 2, PerEre_H2_v1, whole genome shotgun sequence, a single genomic region encodes these proteins:
- the Lrrc42 gene encoding leucine-rich repeat-containing protein 42 has protein sequence MAYYLNSQTHVDPGPIYVRENGQLHMVNLALDGVKNSLQKPRPFRLFPKGFSVELCMNREDTAQKEKTDHFIFTYTREGNLRYSAKSLFSLVLGFISDNVDHIDSLIGFPEQIAEKLFSAAEARQKFTEPGAGLRALQKFTEAYGSLVLCSLCLRNRYLVIAEKLEEIKSFRELTRLDLSCCKLGDEHELLEHLTNEALSSVTQLHLKDNCLSDAGIRKMTAPVRVMKRGLENLTLLDLSCNPEITDAGIGYLFSFRKLNCLDISGTGLKDIKAVKDKLQTHIGLVHSKVPLKEFDHSNCKTEGWADQIVLQWERVSVEAVRQRKDAEPRKAAQYFYQKRALSEASRKCPLADTHMNSSGKLQFYREKAPDCHGPLLSQESKKSKKRAFEESEQEQSAPPQSAKQKCVCLAVEDWDLLNSY, from the exons ATGGCTTACTACCTCAACTCACAAACCCACGTGGATCCAGGGCCCATCTATGTTCGAGAAAATGGGCAGCTGCACATGGTCAATCTGGCTCTGGATGGTGTTAAGAACAGCCTGCAGAAGCCACGACCTTTCAGACTCTTTCCCAAAGGCTTTTCTGTGGAACTGTGCATGAACAGGGAAGACACTGCACAGAAAGAGAAGACTGATCACTTCATCTTCACATACACCCGGGAGGGGAATCTACGCTACTCTGCCAAATCCCTCTTCAGCCTGGTGTTGGGCTTCATCTCTGACAATGTTGATCACATTGATTCCCTTATTGGCTTTCCTGAGCAGATTGCTGAAAAGCTATTTTCTGCTGCTGAAGCCAGACAGAAATTCACAGAGCCAGGTGCAGGGCTCAGGGCTTTACAGAAGTTCACTGAGGCCTATGGGAGTCTGGTGCTTTGCTCGCTGTGCTTAAGAAACAG GTATTTGGTGATTGCAGAAAAACTTGAAGAGATTAAGTCTTTCCGGGAGCTGACCCGCCTGGATCTTTCATGTTGCAAGCTTGGAGATGAGCATGAACTTCTGGAACATCTCACCAATGAGGCCCTGTCTAG TGTAACTCAGCTCCACTTGAAGGATAATTGCTTATCTGATGCCGGCATTCGGAAAATGACAGCACCAGTAAGAGTGATGAAAAGAGGCCTTGAGAATCTAACGCTCTTAGACTTGTCTT GTAACCCTGAGATCACAGATGCTGGCATTGGATAcctattttcttttagaaaactaAACTGCTTAGATATCTCTGGAACAGGACTAAAG GATATCAAAGCCGTCAAGGACAAGCTCCAGACACACATAGGCCTTGTTCACTCCAAAGTGCCTTTGAAAGAATTTGATCATAGTAACTGCAAGACAGAGGGCTGGGCTGACCAG ATCGTTCTGCAGTGGGAGCGAGTGAGCGTGGAAGCTGTCCGACAGCGGAAAGATGCAGAGCCTCGGAAGGCCGCCCAGTACTTCT ATCAGAAACGAGCTCTCTCGGAAGCCTCAAGGAAATGTCCCCTGGCAGACACCCACATGAACTCTTCTGGAAAACTCCAGTTCTATAGAGAGAAGGCTCCGGACTGCCATGGGCCGCTGTTGAGCCAAGAATCaaagaagagcaagaagagagCTTTCGAGGAGTCGGAGCAGGAGCAGAGCGCGCCGCCACAGTCTGCCaagcagaagtgtgtgtgtctggccGTGGAAGACTGGGACTTGCTGAACTCCTACTGA